A stretch of Myxococcus hansupus DNA encodes these proteins:
- a CDS encoding M23 family metallopeptidase — protein MAKKSFTLMVIPDHDAPVKRYTIQRSFFTQVGMGLMLVVGLGVGASIHYFQVAADASENRILREENLTLRSQLKSVRERIEHIGSTLDRVERFDQKLRAVTLLSDPQRNLAMGPTEPEAGTVAPATDTQFTQLTSTETPKALMGRLDRLSAEATRQEQSLQELQAYFQDQKSLLASTPSIWPARGWVTSDFGSRLDPYTADRVMHGGMDIAAPHGKEVFSPSDGTVVFAGLEGGYGNVLVIDHGYGIKTRYGHLSKMLVKAGDKVKRGMHIAAVGNTGRSTGPHLHYEVRVNGIGQNPRKFILEE, from the coding sequence GTGGCGAAAAAGTCCTTCACACTGATGGTGATTCCGGACCACGACGCTCCGGTCAAGCGGTACACCATCCAGCGGTCCTTCTTCACCCAGGTGGGGATGGGGCTGATGCTCGTGGTGGGACTGGGTGTGGGTGCGAGCATCCACTACTTCCAGGTGGCGGCGGACGCTTCCGAGAACCGCATCCTTCGCGAAGAGAACCTGACGCTGCGCTCCCAGTTGAAGTCCGTGCGTGAGCGCATCGAGCACATCGGTTCCACGTTGGATCGCGTCGAGCGCTTCGACCAGAAGCTGCGCGCGGTGACGCTGCTGTCGGATCCCCAGCGCAACCTGGCCATGGGCCCGACGGAGCCCGAGGCGGGCACCGTGGCTCCGGCGACGGACACGCAGTTCACGCAGCTCACCTCCACGGAGACGCCCAAGGCGCTGATGGGCCGCCTGGACCGGCTGAGCGCGGAGGCCACCCGCCAGGAGCAGAGCCTCCAGGAGCTGCAGGCCTACTTCCAGGACCAGAAGTCGCTGCTGGCCTCCACGCCGTCCATCTGGCCCGCGCGCGGCTGGGTGACGAGCGATTTCGGCTCGCGTCTGGACCCCTACACCGCTGATCGCGTCATGCACGGCGGCATGGACATCGCGGCGCCGCACGGCAAGGAAGTCTTCTCGCCGTCGGACGGCACGGTGGTGTTCGCGGGCCTCGAGGGCGGCTACGGCAACGTGCTCGTCATCGACCACGGCTACGGCATCAAGACGCGCTACGGCCACCTGTCGAAGATGCTGGTGAAGGCCGGCGACAAGGTGAAGCGCGGCATGCACATCGCCGCCGTGGGCAACACCGGCCGGTCCACCGGTCCGCACCTCCACTATGAGGTCCGGGTCAACGGCATCGGGCAGAACCCCCGCAAGTTCATCCTCGAGGAGTAG
- a CDS encoding Stp1/IreP family PP2C-type Ser/Thr phosphatase: protein MSSTAGQTAASRLKIISAGLTDVGRKRNHNEDSFLIDDELQLYVVADGMGGHAGGGTASRIAVETIDKEMRRAREGKENPFLSVPNLQDSPIPEALRTAVERACLAIFTTAQEDARLSGMGTTVISLVVRDEHVFFAHVGDSRAYLIRGDLIQQISEDHSLVNEQIKAGMITPEEAKHSRYKNIITRSVGFEEEVQVDVMGLVSEPGDVFLLCSDGLANMMEDREIHEVVANTRTFDEVPQRLIDFANERGGDDNITVIVVRVEA, encoded by the coding sequence GTGTCCAGCACCGCAGGGCAGACCGCGGCCTCCCGCTTGAAGATAATTTCCGCCGGCCTGACGGATGTCGGGCGTAAACGTAATCACAACGAGGACAGCTTCCTCATTGATGATGAGCTCCAGCTCTACGTCGTCGCCGACGGCATGGGCGGCCACGCAGGAGGTGGCACGGCGTCTCGTATCGCCGTGGAGACCATCGACAAGGAGATGCGCCGGGCGCGGGAAGGCAAGGAGAACCCCTTCCTGTCCGTGCCCAACCTCCAGGATTCGCCCATTCCCGAGGCGCTCCGCACCGCCGTGGAGCGGGCCTGTCTGGCCATCTTCACGACGGCGCAGGAGGACGCGCGGCTGTCCGGCATGGGCACCACCGTCATCTCCCTGGTGGTGCGCGACGAGCACGTCTTCTTCGCTCACGTGGGCGACAGTCGCGCGTACCTCATCCGGGGCGACCTCATCCAGCAGATCTCCGAGGACCACTCGCTGGTCAACGAGCAGATCAAGGCGGGGATGATTACGCCGGAAGAGGCGAAGCACTCCCGGTACAAGAACATCATCACGCGCTCGGTCGGCTTCGAGGAAGAGGTCCAGGTGGACGTCATGGGGCTGGTGTCAGAGCCCGGCGACGTCTTCCTGCTCTGCTCGGACGGCCTCGCCAACATGATGGAGGACCGGGAAATCCACGAAGTCGTGGCGAATACGCGGACCTTTGATGAGGTCCCGCAGCGTCTCATCGACTTCGCGAACGAACGCGGCGGCGACGACAACATCACCGTCATCGTCGTTCGAGTGGAAGCCTGA
- a CDS encoding DEAD/DEAH box helicase, which yields MPAVQSTADIREILPPQDTQWLRALKAEVQPTTFKQGREVAESRRVFGLTREGDRISAQVASSTGERYQTALQLGNGRATSTCTCTSWNVGGPHCKHVVAAALIYAARFRSPGPPQPRPAEPVAAAAPESREVVVVDDEVPVEPLPSNGEPVSLPALAKVESWLGLSSQPDYEFFYRLTAASNANGSARQWVIDVRRQDAQTKGPIHVKRLLQTGGRISPADERVFIVLSRHEHRYDSRIVLSDEELSEALELLRFRRVIYRGTQLINTEVPARPQIHLESRPDGATARIELLFPDNTSLALKDVILLAGRRTWVIQAQNLHPVEPDFPPRLLRKWLLEPTMAFPTGQLDRVLTFFAAHLPRFRMALKADDIEVDESVEPRFMLTLEGTPERVKVQLAAKYGQTTVPVSPTATHLGYASGVGGDNRKLYRRREELERSAGKLLLDLGLRFESQAQAFDAGGDIALEFWARGLASLPEDWERFGVQAPKVRLRPKLKPRIRVGMSGVQWFDLDAEFVTDDQAVDLGAVRMWLESGRRFVPLKDGSFAEADPVEIKRVADLLEEAGALPGRSRTRLPLHQAVALDLLADLGEFTEVEAKARQAMLELRETAGVPKVAVPDGLQATLRHYQEAGLSWLWFLRRHGLSGILADDMGLGKTIQSLSLMQKVANEEGRKPSLVVALTSVLANWEREAERFTPGLKTMVWHGQDRKERAEDLKGMDLVLTSYALVRRDLDQLSQVGFRYIILDEAQNIKNADSATAQACKAMPSETRLALTGTPLENRLSELWSIFDFLMPGFLGSADGFGDRYEQPIQVANDATAKDRLRRRIQPFILRRLKTEVAKDLPPKTESVAWCEMEPGQAALYREVLDESRRKVSESIEKVGFKRSRVSILAALMRLRQVCCDPRLLKLPPGTLMPPSAKVERFLQLVEDLVAEGHRALVFSQFTEMLELLKQEADKKGLRYLYLDGRTKDRMGKVDEYNNPDGPPLFFISLKAGGTGLNLTAADYVIHFDPWWNPAVEDQATDRTHRIGQTRAVISYKLITRGTVEEKILALQRRKRELAAGVLGGDGDEMGRTLTEEDIQELFTEI from the coding sequence GTGCCAGCCGTGCAATCCACCGCCGATATCCGAGAGATCCTCCCGCCTCAGGACACCCAGTGGCTCCGTGCCCTGAAGGCCGAAGTCCAACCCACGACCTTCAAGCAGGGGCGAGAAGTGGCGGAGTCACGCCGCGTCTTCGGCCTCACTCGTGAAGGTGACCGCATCAGCGCCCAGGTCGCCAGTTCGACGGGCGAGCGGTATCAGACGGCCCTTCAACTGGGGAACGGCCGAGCCACGTCGACGTGCACCTGCACGTCGTGGAACGTTGGCGGTCCGCACTGCAAGCACGTGGTGGCCGCGGCGCTCATCTACGCGGCTCGCTTCCGTTCGCCCGGTCCGCCGCAGCCCCGCCCCGCGGAGCCTGTCGCTGCCGCCGCGCCGGAGTCCAGGGAGGTCGTCGTCGTTGACGACGAAGTGCCCGTAGAGCCGTTGCCGTCGAACGGTGAGCCGGTGAGCCTCCCGGCCCTGGCCAAGGTGGAGAGCTGGCTCGGCCTGTCTTCTCAGCCGGACTACGAGTTCTTCTACCGGCTGACCGCGGCCAGCAACGCCAATGGCAGCGCGCGGCAGTGGGTCATCGACGTGCGCCGTCAGGACGCGCAGACGAAGGGCCCCATCCACGTCAAGCGCCTGCTCCAGACGGGGGGCCGCATCTCGCCCGCGGACGAGCGCGTCTTCATCGTGCTGTCGCGCCACGAGCACCGCTACGACTCGCGCATCGTCCTGTCGGACGAGGAGCTGAGCGAGGCGCTGGAGCTGCTGCGCTTCCGCCGCGTCATCTACCGCGGCACGCAGCTCATCAACACGGAGGTGCCGGCGCGGCCCCAGATTCATCTGGAGTCCCGTCCGGACGGCGCCACCGCGCGCATCGAGCTGCTCTTCCCGGACAACACGAGCCTCGCGCTCAAGGACGTCATCCTCCTGGCAGGCCGCCGCACCTGGGTCATCCAGGCGCAGAACCTCCACCCGGTGGAGCCGGACTTCCCGCCGCGCCTGCTGCGCAAGTGGCTGCTCGAGCCGACCATGGCCTTCCCCACGGGCCAGTTGGACCGCGTGCTGACCTTCTTCGCCGCGCACCTTCCGCGCTTCCGCATGGCGCTGAAGGCGGACGACATCGAAGTGGACGAGTCGGTGGAGCCTCGCTTCATGCTCACGCTCGAGGGCACCCCCGAGCGCGTGAAGGTGCAGCTCGCCGCGAAGTACGGCCAGACGACGGTGCCGGTGTCCCCCACCGCCACGCACCTGGGCTACGCCAGCGGCGTGGGCGGGGACAACCGCAAGCTGTACCGCCGCCGCGAGGAGCTGGAGCGCTCGGCCGGGAAGCTGCTGTTGGACCTGGGCCTGCGCTTCGAGTCCCAGGCCCAGGCCTTCGACGCCGGCGGCGACATCGCGCTGGAGTTCTGGGCGCGCGGTCTGGCCTCGCTGCCCGAGGACTGGGAGCGCTTTGGCGTGCAGGCCCCCAAGGTGCGCCTGCGCCCCAAGCTCAAGCCGCGCATCCGCGTGGGCATGAGCGGCGTGCAGTGGTTCGACCTGGACGCGGAGTTCGTCACCGACGACCAGGCCGTGGACCTGGGCGCGGTGCGCATGTGGCTGGAGTCCGGCCGCCGCTTCGTGCCCCTGAAGGACGGCTCCTTCGCGGAGGCGGACCCGGTCGAAATCAAGCGCGTGGCGGACCTGCTCGAGGAGGCCGGCGCGCTGCCGGGCCGCTCTCGCACGCGGCTGCCGCTGCACCAGGCCGTCGCGTTGGATTTGCTGGCGGACCTGGGGGAGTTCACCGAGGTCGAGGCCAAGGCGCGGCAGGCGATGCTGGAGCTGCGTGAGACGGCGGGCGTGCCGAAGGTGGCCGTGCCCGACGGCTTGCAGGCGACGCTGCGCCACTATCAGGAGGCCGGCCTGTCCTGGCTCTGGTTCCTGCGCCGTCACGGCCTGTCCGGCATCCTCGCGGACGACATGGGTCTGGGAAAGACCATCCAGTCGCTCAGCCTGATGCAGAAGGTGGCCAACGAAGAGGGACGCAAGCCGTCGCTCGTCGTGGCGCTCACCAGCGTGCTGGCCAACTGGGAGCGCGAGGCCGAGCGCTTCACGCCGGGCCTCAAGACGATGGTGTGGCACGGTCAGGACCGCAAGGAGCGGGCCGAGGACCTGAAGGGCATGGACCTGGTGCTCACGTCCTACGCCCTGGTCCGCCGCGACCTGGACCAGCTCTCCCAGGTGGGCTTCCGCTACATCATCCTGGACGAGGCGCAGAACATCAAAAACGCCGACAGCGCCACCGCGCAGGCGTGCAAGGCGATGCCCAGTGAGACGCGCCTGGCGCTCACCGGTACGCCGCTGGAGAACCGCCTCTCCGAGCTCTGGAGCATCTTCGATTTCCTGATGCCGGGCTTCCTCGGCAGCGCGGACGGCTTCGGGGACCGCTACGAGCAGCCCATCCAGGTGGCCAACGACGCCACGGCGAAGGACCGCCTGCGCCGCCGCATCCAGCCCTTCATCCTGCGCCGCTTGAAGACGGAGGTGGCCAAGGACCTGCCGCCGAAGACGGAGAGCGTCGCGTGGTGCGAGATGGAGCCCGGCCAGGCCGCGCTCTACCGCGAGGTGCTGGACGAGAGCCGCCGCAAGGTGAGCGAGAGCATCGAGAAGGTGGGTTTCAAGCGCAGCCGCGTGTCCATCCTCGCCGCGCTGATGCGCCTGCGTCAGGTGTGCTGTGATCCGCGCCTGCTCAAGCTGCCGCCCGGCACGCTGATGCCGCCCAGCGCGAAGGTGGAGCGCTTCCTCCAGTTGGTGGAGGACCTGGTGGCGGAAGGCCACCGCGCGCTCGTCTTCAGCCAGTTCACGGAGATGCTGGAGCTGCTGAAGCAGGAAGCGGACAAGAAGGGCCTGCGCTACCTCTACCTGGACGGCCGCACCAAGGACCGCATGGGGAAGGTGGACGAGTACAACAACCCGGACGGTCCGCCGCTCTTCTTCATCTCGCTCAAGGCGGGTGGCACCGGCCTCAACCTGACCGCGGCCGACTACGTCATCCACTTCGACCCGTGGTGGAACCCGGCCGTGGAAGACCAGGCCACGGACCGTACGCACCGCATCGGTCAGACGCGCGCCGTCATCAGCTACAAGCTCATCACCCGCGGCACCGTGGAGGAGAAGATCCTCGCGCTCCAGCGCCGCAAGCGGGAGCTGGCCGCCGGCGTGCTCGGCGGTGACGGTGACGAGATGGGCCGGACGCTCACGGAAGAGGACATCCAGGAGCTGTTCACGGAAATCTGA
- a CDS encoding adenine phosphoribosyltransferase has translation MPMPVTSLTDTTLVSDLTARLRDVPDFPKPGITFKDITPVLADPRLFGRVVNAMSAPFRGQHVTKVVGVEARGFILGAPIALALNAGFVPARKPGKLPHRSVVERYSLEYGSDGVEMHEDAILQGERILVVDDVLATGGTAEATAKLVSRLGGELVGFSFLLSLDFLEGPNRLGRERVTTLLSF, from the coding sequence ATGCCCATGCCCGTCACGAGCCTGACCGACACCACCCTCGTCTCGGACCTCACGGCCCGGCTCCGAGACGTCCCCGACTTCCCCAAGCCTGGCATCACCTTCAAGGACATCACCCCGGTGCTGGCGGACCCACGCCTCTTCGGCCGCGTGGTCAACGCCATGTCAGCGCCCTTCCGGGGCCAGCACGTCACGAAGGTGGTGGGCGTGGAGGCTCGGGGCTTCATCCTGGGCGCGCCCATCGCCCTGGCGCTCAACGCGGGGTTCGTGCCGGCGCGCAAGCCGGGAAAGCTGCCGCACCGCTCGGTGGTGGAGCGCTACTCGCTGGAGTACGGCTCCGACGGCGTGGAGATGCACGAGGACGCCATCCTCCAGGGGGAGCGCATCCTCGTCGTCGACGACGTGCTGGCCACGGGAGGCACGGCGGAGGCCACGGCGAAGCTGGTGTCCCGGCTCGGCGGGGAGCTGGTGGGCTTCAGCTTCCTCCTCAGCCTCGACTTCCTCGAAGGCCCCAACCGGCTGGGCCGCGAGCGCGTGACGACACTGCTGTCCTTCTGA
- the rlmM gene encoding 23S rRNA (cytidine(2498)-2'-O)-methyltransferase RlmM → MSPSRKQRRGPARPSRRPPSRHSGRPGAPPKQPGPAPKGKAPAHTAPPAPRAPPRAKVPALPASTLAARPGRWLWTCRAGFEAHLFEELAWAGAEPRLLGEALVESDAVAGQAPAFARVGHQVVATLTETAPEVVAEAAARAVLSASGRTPWVLQVFTPDTPRGNALAPFAESLEAAVAARLPAERRVEDAQRAREAGAVLFSLCVAPDGVTVVGAVTAREAVSLAPGGRRRMRRAGDAPSRAAMKLEEALDGLAFEPGRGDVCADLGAAPGGWTQRLVSRGAKVVAVDPARLMPELTGHARVKHVQESAFSYAPDEPVDWLFCDMAWRPLEVAQLLAKWGRRGWAQHLVANIKLPMKDKNPILLRVRHTLTQEGGWEGLTVRQLYHDRDEVTVTAHKLK, encoded by the coding sequence ATGTCCCCCTCACGAAAACAACGCCGCGGCCCCGCCCGGCCTTCTCGACGCCCTCCCTCCCGACACTCCGGACGCCCTGGAGCGCCACCGAAGCAGCCAGGGCCTGCCCCCAAGGGCAAGGCCCCTGCACACACCGCGCCGCCCGCCCCCCGCGCGCCGCCCCGAGCCAAGGTCCCGGCCCTGCCCGCCAGCACGCTGGCCGCCCGCCCCGGACGGTGGCTGTGGACGTGCCGCGCCGGCTTCGAAGCCCACCTCTTCGAGGAGCTGGCCTGGGCCGGCGCCGAGCCGCGTCTGCTGGGCGAGGCCCTGGTGGAGAGTGACGCCGTGGCCGGACAGGCCCCGGCCTTCGCCCGCGTGGGCCATCAGGTGGTGGCCACGCTGACGGAGACCGCGCCCGAAGTCGTCGCCGAGGCCGCGGCCCGGGCGGTGCTGTCCGCCTCCGGACGCACGCCCTGGGTCCTACAGGTCTTCACGCCGGATACGCCCCGAGGCAACGCCCTGGCGCCCTTCGCGGAGTCGCTGGAGGCCGCCGTCGCCGCCAGGCTGCCCGCGGAGCGCCGGGTGGAGGACGCCCAGCGGGCACGCGAGGCGGGCGCGGTGCTCTTCTCGCTGTGCGTGGCGCCGGATGGGGTGACGGTGGTGGGCGCGGTGACCGCGCGCGAGGCCGTGTCCCTGGCCCCGGGCGGGCGCAGGCGCATGCGCAGGGCGGGCGACGCGCCGTCTCGCGCGGCCATGAAGCTGGAGGAGGCGCTGGACGGGCTGGCTTTCGAGCCGGGGCGCGGCGACGTCTGCGCGGACCTGGGCGCGGCGCCGGGCGGGTGGACCCAGCGACTGGTGAGCCGGGGCGCCAAGGTGGTGGCGGTGGATCCAGCCCGGCTGATGCCGGAGCTGACGGGCCACGCCCGGGTGAAGCACGTCCAGGAGAGCGCCTTCTCCTACGCGCCTGATGAACCGGTGGACTGGCTCTTCTGTGACATGGCGTGGCGGCCGCTGGAGGTGGCACAGCTCCTGGCCAAGTGGGGGCGCCGAGGCTGGGCCCAACACCTGGTGGCCAACATCAAGCTGCCCATGAAGGACAAGAACCCCATTCTGCTGCGGGTGCGCCACACGCTCACCCAGGAGGGCGGCTGGGAGGGGCTCACCGTCCGCCAACTCTACCATGACCGGGATGAGGTCACCGTCACCGCGCACAAGCTGAAGTGA
- the recN gene encoding DNA repair protein RecN, translating into MLLGLRISNVAVIEEVEVAFGAGLTVLTGETGAGKSILVDALGLLLGGRADADVIRAGCEEASVEGVFARTSALEARLEELGLPDLGEEVLVRRVLGRTGRGKAYVNGSLVTVGVLGKLTRGAVDIAGQHEHVSLFDSGLHRVLLDRYGNLETVLGAFFREYTGLREVDARMEALGGDEAKVRERAEFLRFQLDEIARLEPEAGEDARLDAERKRLGGAEKLKRHASEAELLVAGEEQSAVETVGRALGLVHDAVKCDATLEPVSQALSTALSELEEAQRRLNRYVEGLESDPSRLADVEERLDALKRLCRKHGTHLDGLLKKQGEIEVELGTLENRKEILEELAAERRKVEERARKAAAALTRARTASAVAFAAQVREGLGQLAMGKAAFEVRVTPSESLRPDGADDVEFFFSANPGEPPRALGKVASGGEASRLLLALKKALADSDGGGCYILDEADAGVSGAIADVVGRMIKDVSSHRQVLCITHLPQVAAYADAHLLIRKGLKGERTVSEVVVLEAGAERTRELARMMSGVEVTREALGAAEALVRSAHRALGSRARRESGPEGSPRGRLRRTA; encoded by the coding sequence GTGCTGCTGGGTCTGCGGATTTCGAACGTGGCGGTGATCGAGGAGGTGGAGGTGGCGTTCGGAGCCGGCCTCACCGTCCTCACGGGTGAGACAGGTGCGGGCAAGTCCATCCTCGTGGATGCACTGGGCCTTTTGCTCGGAGGGCGCGCCGACGCGGATGTCATACGCGCCGGTTGCGAGGAGGCGTCCGTGGAGGGCGTCTTCGCGCGCACCTCGGCGCTGGAGGCCCGGCTGGAGGAGCTGGGGCTGCCGGACCTCGGGGAAGAGGTGCTGGTGCGCCGGGTGCTTGGACGCACCGGGCGGGGCAAGGCCTACGTCAACGGCTCGCTGGTGACGGTGGGCGTGCTGGGCAAGCTCACGCGCGGGGCGGTGGACATCGCCGGCCAGCACGAGCACGTCAGCCTCTTCGACTCGGGGCTGCACCGGGTGCTGCTCGACAGGTACGGCAACCTGGAGACGGTGCTGGGCGCCTTCTTCCGGGAGTACACGGGCCTGCGCGAGGTGGACGCGCGCATGGAGGCGCTCGGGGGCGACGAGGCGAAGGTGCGCGAGCGCGCCGAGTTCCTGCGCTTCCAGCTCGACGAAATCGCGCGCCTGGAGCCGGAGGCGGGCGAGGACGCGCGCCTGGACGCGGAGCGCAAGCGCCTGGGCGGCGCGGAGAAGCTCAAGCGGCACGCCTCGGAGGCGGAGCTGCTGGTGGCCGGTGAGGAGCAGTCCGCCGTGGAGACGGTGGGGCGCGCCCTGGGGCTGGTCCACGACGCGGTGAAGTGCGACGCCACGCTGGAGCCCGTGTCACAGGCGCTGAGCACCGCGCTTTCGGAGCTGGAGGAGGCGCAGCGCCGGCTCAACCGCTACGTGGAAGGGTTGGAGTCGGACCCTTCCCGGCTGGCGGACGTGGAGGAGCGGCTGGATGCCCTCAAGCGGCTGTGCCGCAAGCACGGCACGCACCTGGACGGCCTGTTGAAGAAGCAGGGCGAAATCGAGGTGGAGCTGGGCACGCTGGAGAACCGGAAGGAAATCCTGGAGGAGCTGGCCGCGGAGCGGCGCAAGGTGGAGGAGCGGGCCCGGAAGGCGGCCGCGGCGCTGACGCGTGCGCGCACGGCCAGCGCGGTGGCGTTCGCGGCGCAGGTGCGCGAGGGCCTGGGGCAGTTGGCCATGGGCAAGGCGGCCTTCGAGGTGCGGGTGACGCCCTCCGAATCCCTGCGTCCGGATGGCGCGGACGACGTGGAGTTCTTCTTCAGCGCCAACCCTGGCGAGCCGCCGCGCGCGCTCGGCAAGGTGGCCTCGGGCGGTGAGGCCAGCCGGCTGCTGCTGGCGCTCAAGAAGGCCCTGGCGGACAGCGACGGGGGTGGGTGTTACATCCTGGACGAGGCGGACGCGGGCGTCAGCGGCGCCATCGCGGACGTGGTGGGGCGGATGATCAAGGACGTGAGCAGTCACCGTCAGGTGCTGTGCATCACCCACCTGCCGCAGGTGGCGGCCTACGCGGACGCACACCTGCTCATCCGCAAGGGGCTCAAGGGCGAGCGCACTGTCTCCGAGGTGGTGGTGCTGGAGGCTGGGGCGGAGCGGACCCGGGAGCTGGCGCGGATGATGTCGGGCGTGGAGGTGACGCGCGAGGCGCTGGGGGCGGCCGAAGCCCTGGTGCGTTCCGCACACCGGGCGTTGGGAAGTCGAGCCCGCAGGGAGTCCGGACCGGAGGGGAGCCCCCGGGGCCGGCTCCGACGCACCGCGTGA
- a CDS encoding alpha/beta fold hydrolase, with translation MPEVHSRGGARIRFDDMGRGEPALLFIPGWCTTRATFQKLLPRCSAFRRVLSVDLRGHGESEGGDTDFDSTTVLEDLLAVVEASGARHIVPVAMSHAGWWALELRRALGPVRVPRMVMLDWIATEPTPSFLHAVRGLQTERWGEVRDGLLQTWLEGLDDAAIRRFVRDDMGAFGEAMWARAGREIEAAYAREGSPLRALAAFDPMPLTMHLYARPESHDYLAAQVDFGVEHPGFHVLKLPATSHFPALEVPDMVAAGIEALVSAREVPIHAGAVPA, from the coding sequence ATGCCGGAAGTACACAGCCGCGGCGGCGCCCGCATCCGCTTTGACGACATGGGACGCGGCGAGCCCGCGCTCCTCTTCATCCCGGGCTGGTGCACCACCCGGGCGACCTTCCAGAAGCTGCTGCCCCGCTGCTCGGCATTCCGGCGGGTCCTGTCGGTGGACCTCCGGGGCCATGGCGAATCCGAGGGTGGCGACACCGACTTCGACAGCACGACGGTGCTGGAGGACCTGCTCGCGGTGGTGGAGGCCAGCGGCGCGCGGCACATCGTGCCCGTGGCCATGTCCCACGCGGGTTGGTGGGCGCTCGAGCTGCGGCGGGCGCTGGGCCCCGTGCGCGTGCCCCGCATGGTGATGCTGGACTGGATTGCCACCGAGCCCACGCCGTCCTTCCTCCACGCGGTGCGCGGCCTTCAAACCGAGCGCTGGGGCGAGGTCCGCGATGGGCTGCTGCAAACCTGGCTGGAAGGACTGGACGACGCGGCCATCCGCCGCTTCGTGCGCGACGACATGGGCGCGTTCGGAGAGGCCATGTGGGCTCGGGCCGGACGGGAAATCGAGGCCGCGTATGCCCGCGAGGGCTCGCCGCTCAGGGCGCTCGCGGCGTTCGACCCCATGCCCCTCACCATGCACCTGTACGCCCGGCCGGAGTCGCACGACTACCTCGCCGCGCAGGTGGACTTCGGCGTGGAGCACCCGGGCTTCCACGTGCTCAAGCTGCCCGCGACCAGTCACTTCCCCGCACTGGAGGTGCCCGACATGGTGGCCGCGGGCATCGAAGCGCTCGTGTCCGCGCGCGAGGTGCCCATCCACGCGGGCGCCGTGCCCGCCTGA
- a CDS encoding diguanylate cyclase, protein MPYALDDDTATALIALNPWVLSRSPQAPVQAAVEVLVQAEQARRGQPDAKTGAFQVPALTQGSLLKEEYDLSTHAHHDGWRVGAVIADVQGMINVNARFGFPTGDAVLRATVESLSAQYPGAKVVRIHADAFAALLVPTSQLTVSEHLAAPTRERLGQDVRRVLPPSTLDADVPAWTVSLLELTVDAPSHWQVLGTLLWAELERTHVMERTGRAQGLQRRRIRLDGAIPGPATLY, encoded by the coding sequence ATGCCCTACGCGCTCGATGACGACACCGCCACCGCCCTCATCGCCCTGAACCCCTGGGTGCTCTCCCGCAGCCCCCAGGCCCCGGTGCAGGCCGCCGTGGAGGTGCTCGTCCAGGCGGAGCAGGCCCGCCGGGGGCAGCCGGACGCGAAGACGGGCGCCTTCCAGGTGCCCGCCCTCACCCAGGGGAGCCTCCTCAAGGAGGAGTACGACTTGTCCACGCACGCCCACCATGACGGGTGGCGCGTGGGCGCCGTCATCGCCGACGTGCAGGGGATGATCAACGTCAACGCCCGCTTCGGGTTCCCCACCGGCGACGCGGTGCTGCGCGCCACGGTGGAGTCCCTGTCCGCGCAGTACCCCGGCGCCAAGGTGGTGCGCATCCACGCGGACGCCTTCGCCGCGCTGTTGGTGCCCACCTCGCAGCTCACGGTGAGCGAGCACCTCGCCGCGCCCACGCGCGAGCGGCTCGGCCAGGACGTCCGGCGCGTGCTGCCCCCGTCCACGCTCGACGCGGACGTGCCCGCGTGGACGGTGAGCCTGCTGGAGCTGACGGTGGACGCGCCCTCGCACTGGCAGGTGCTGGGGACCCTGCTGTGGGCGGAGCTGGAGCGCACCCACGTCATGGAGCGCACCGGCCGCGCGCAGGGACTTCAGCGGCGGCGCATCCGGTTGGACGGGGCGATTCCGGGGCCCGCGACGCTCTACTGA